In Oryza sativa Japonica Group chromosome 11, ASM3414082v1, the following are encoded in one genomic region:
- the LOC112936885 gene encoding uncharacterized protein, whose amino-acid sequence MAGRTSSSSTTTGGYSLMGYIKDIPTLKGDNYEEWKRELDLAFILGEVDWVLTTPCPIEPAEIFRGEKESDAEWKKRERDNASLIMSYDIEHAKWSSANKNCLAAVKNTIEPTILGSIPEYDTVSKYLESIKSQFTGSSKFYATQLIKQLVTERYHGGGVKDHILRMSNMASKLKQKDLGISDDFLVHLVLSSLPKNFDNLVVNYKISTENWNIEELISNCVQEEERHKETNGDSINLVKDNKEKSHRSPSSKEKQPQHPPQKQQFTVETRSVSTLQEDKTFQERSS is encoded by the exons atggccggccGGACTTCCTCTTCCTCAACAACGACTG gtggctactccttgatgggttacattaaagatattccgaccctGAAAGGAGATAACTACGAAGAATGGAAAAGAGAACTCGACCTTGCCtttatcttgggagaggtggactgggtgttgactaccccatgtcctatagaacctgctgaaattttcagaggtgaaaaagagtcagatgctgaatggaaaaagagagagagggacaatgcttccctcatcatgtcgtatgacattgaGCATGCGAAATGGTCTTCAGCTAACAAGAATTGTTTGGCTGCGGTAAAGAACACGATTGAGCCAACCATATTGGGCTCAATCCCAGAGTATGACACTGTCTCTAAATACCTCGAAAGTATAAAGAGCCAGTTTACTGGTTCTTCAAAGTTTTATGCGACACAGCTGATAAAGCAGCTTGTTACAGAGaggtaccatggaggtggtgtaAAAGACCACATTCTTAGGATGAGCAACATGGCTTCCAAATTGAAGCAAAAAGATTTGGGCATCTcagatgactttctggtccatctggttTTGTCCTCATTGCCAAAGAACTTTGACAACCTTGTTGTCAACTACAAAATAAGTACAGAGAATTGGAATATTGAAGAGCTCATCtctaattgtgtgcaagaggaggaaAGACACAAAGAGACCAATGGTGACTCCATTAACCTTGTCAAAGATAACAAGGAAAAGAGCCACAGGTCACCCtcctcaaaagaaaaacagcctCAGCATCCGCCTCAGAAACAACAGTTTACAGTTGAGACAAGATCAGTGTCTACACTGCAAGAAGACAAGACATTCCAAGAAAGATCATCCTGA
- the LOC4350088 gene encoding uncharacterized protein At4g06598: MMMANAKLPKQALLPPRSPFPTAAAAAGPYAGDHGPIARPQGAPHHRHGHGHGHHQRTSSESFIEEQPSWLDDLLNEPETPVRQHGRAGHRRSSSDSFAMFDGGAAAGAYANGFEGMGGGGGGGQAAPWGGVQEYYAKPSSFGRHQGRPWEQGMNNLVNYRQSGGPPMPAKEKVGGHHGSPSVLRDHDHGMDRRSSDESGHDQKVGPERKEGVPPKHAQSEADTKRAKQQYAQRSRVRKLQYIAELERKVQALQSEGIDVSAEMEFLSQQNIMLDLENKALKQRLESLAQEQLIKRFQQEMFEREIGRLRSLYQQQQQQQKQPQPTTTLSRSNSRDLDSQFANLSLKHKDPNSGPLRTQSSSIL; this comes from the exons ATGATGATGGCGAACGCGAAGCTGCCCAAGCaggcgctgctgccgccgcgcaGCCCGttcccgacggcggcggcggcggcggggccgtaCGCCGGCGACCACGGCCCGATCGCGCGGCCGCAGGGTGCGCCGCACCACAGGCACGGGCACGGCCACGGGCACCACCAGCGCACGTCGTCGGAGAGCTTCATCGAGGAGCAGCCGTCGTGGCTCGACGACCTGCTCAACGAGCCCGAGACGCCGGTGCGGCAGCACGGCCGGGCCGGCCACCGCCGGTCGTCGAGTGACTCGTTTGCGATGTTCgacggaggcgccgccgccggcgcttaCGCCAATGGCTTTGaagggatgggaggaggaggaggaggagggcaggcCGCGCCGTGGGGTGGTGTGCAGGAGTACTATGCGAAGCCAAGCTCGTTTGGTAGGCACCAGGGCCGGCCATGGGAGCAGGGCATGAACAATTTGGTGAATTACAGGCAAAGCGGCGGTCCACCGATGCCGGCGAAGGAGAAGGTTGGTGGGCACCATGGGTCGCCGAGCGTGTTGAGGGATCATGATCATGGTATGGACAGGAGATCCTCGGACGAATCGGGGCATGATCAGAAGGTTGGGCCTGAGAGGAAGGAGGGCGTGCCGCCGAAGCATGCACAATCCGAGGCGGACACCAAGCGCGCTAAACA GCAATATGCTCAAAGGTCCCGCGTTCGGAAGCTTCAATATATTGCAGAGCTTGAGAGAAAAGTTCAGGCATTACAG TCAGAAGGGATAGATGTGTCTGCTGAAATGGAGTTTCTTAGCCAACAGAATATTATGCTTGACTTGGAAAACAAAGCCTTAAAGCAAAGGCTGGAAAGTCTAGCTCAAGAGCAACTAATTAAACGCT TTCAACAGGAGATGTTTGAGCGGGAAATTGGTCGTCTCAGATCATtgtaccagcagcagcagcagcaacagaagCAGCCGCAACCTACTACTACCCTCAGTCGAAGTAACAGCAGAGACCTGGATTCACAGTTTGCTAATCTGTCTCTGAAACACAAAGACCCCAACTCTGGGCCTCTTCGTACTCAGTCCTCGTCAATCTTGTGA